From one Ignavibacteria bacterium genomic stretch:
- the recG gene encoding ATP-dependent DNA helicase RecG produces MASQTAADTVPLQYVKGIGPQRARVLASEGIVTPDDVLRLVPRGYIDRSLVGSMRDIAVRLQAQSEWLESPGNIPASVSSESSVLVTVDHVSERPLRGGRSMLTASVGDQMGGQAQLVFWNAIGYYRTLLKVGERFLVSGMPEFNDRFGRLTFTHPELDRVDDDDIERMKQGAVLSMYPMSQRMKSAGITMRMLRSLVNSALELLQNSVIEVLPNEILERHHLMQRSEAIRKIHCPESMAEATEAWRRLKYEEFFLFQIMLAQRQGTLKRSEPGIVMHPKSPRARALMERLPYALTSAQRRVINEIIADVKQGIPMHRLLQGDVGSGKTIVALLCMLNAVDNGYQTALMVPTEILAEQHYRNFIRLLDGLDVSVELLVGAQGKKVRRTVEDKVQTGQAHIIVGTHALFDGNISYNNLGLVVIDEQHRFGVAQRAELQRLGRISHAGHQLWPHVLVMSATPIPRTLAMTVYGDLDTSVIDELPQHRKPIKTKVVFESQIKQAYDFIREHVRDGRQAYIVFPLVEKSEKLEVKSAVEHYEYFQKSVFPDLTVGLLHGRMTAAEKDVVMTEFLEARTKVLVATTVIEVGVDVPNATVMLIENAERFGLAQLHQLRGRVGRGADQSYCLLATKDHYRYHLKSADAGVERAKSIARLRTMEETTNGFTIAEVDLNLRGPGDVMGTRQSGIPEFAYANIVSDGDLLTLARSDAFAVVADDPELVQPNHAALRRHVMAQLSGQNSVHIA; encoded by the coding sequence ATGGCTTCGCAAACGGCAGCCGATACAGTGCCACTGCAGTATGTAAAGGGAATCGGCCCGCAGCGCGCCCGGGTACTGGCTTCTGAAGGTATTGTAACGCCAGATGACGTACTGCGGCTGGTCCCTCGCGGCTATATTGACCGGAGTCTTGTAGGCTCAATGCGCGATATTGCAGTGCGTTTACAAGCTCAATCCGAATGGCTGGAGTCACCGGGTAACATTCCCGCCAGCGTGAGCAGCGAATCGTCGGTGCTTGTGACCGTTGATCACGTCAGCGAACGCCCATTGCGCGGTGGTCGTTCAATGCTCACCGCAAGCGTAGGCGATCAAATGGGTGGACAGGCACAGTTGGTGTTCTGGAATGCTATCGGATATTATCGTACGCTGCTTAAGGTTGGCGAACGGTTCCTGGTTAGCGGTATGCCCGAATTCAATGATCGCTTTGGCAGGCTTACGTTTACTCACCCTGAGCTGGACAGAGTTGATGACGATGACATAGAGCGGATGAAACAGGGGGCTGTGTTAAGCATGTACCCGATGTCGCAGCGCATGAAGTCAGCCGGTATTACAATGCGAATGCTGCGCAGTCTTGTGAACAGTGCACTGGAATTGTTGCAGAATTCGGTGATCGAGGTGCTGCCGAATGAGATTTTGGAGCGACATCACCTGATGCAGAGAAGCGAGGCCATTCGCAAGATCCATTGTCCGGAATCAATGGCCGAAGCAACAGAAGCATGGCGCAGGCTTAAGTACGAAGAGTTCTTCCTGTTCCAGATAATGCTTGCCCAACGTCAGGGTACCCTGAAGCGGAGTGAACCGGGTATCGTCATGCACCCCAAAAGCCCTCGGGCACGTGCTCTGATGGAACGTTTGCCGTACGCTCTGACCAGTGCACAGCGGCGCGTAATAAACGAAATTATTGCCGATGTGAAGCAGGGTATTCCCATGCATCGTTTGTTACAGGGCGATGTTGGAAGCGGGAAAACCATTGTTGCCCTGCTGTGTATGCTGAATGCTGTTGACAATGGCTATCAAACGGCTCTGATGGTGCCAACAGAGATTCTGGCTGAACAACACTACAGGAATTTTATACGTTTACTGGACGGTTTGGATGTCAGCGTTGAGCTGCTTGTTGGAGCCCAAGGTAAAAAAGTACGCAGGACGGTTGAAGATAAAGTGCAAACGGGGCAGGCACATATCATAGTGGGAACTCATGCTCTGTTTGATGGCAATATCAGTTACAACAACCTTGGTTTGGTTGTTATTGATGAGCAACATCGCTTTGGAGTAGCACAGCGAGCCGAGCTGCAGCGGCTTGGCAGGATAAGTCATGCCGGGCATCAGTTGTGGCCTCACGTGCTGGTGATGAGTGCCACGCCAATTCCGCGAACCCTGGCAATGACTGTGTACGGCGATCTGGATACGTCGGTGATCGATGAACTTCCACAACACCGGAAACCAATTAAAACCAAGGTTGTGTTCGAATCGCAAATCAAACAGGCCTACGACTTTATTCGGGAACACGTGCGGGACGGACGTCAGGCATACATTGTGTTTCCACTCGTTGAGAAGAGTGAAAAACTGGAGGTAAAAAGTGCGGTTGAGCACTATGAGTATTTCCAGAAATCAGTGTTCCCGGATTTAACGGTGGGGTTACTCCACGGTAGAATGACGGCAGCCGAAAAGGATGTAGTCATGACGGAGTTCCTTGAAGCGCGAACCAAGGTCCTGGTTGCAACCACCGTAATCGAAGTTGGCGTAGATGTTCCCAACGCTACCGTTATGCTAATCGAGAATGCCGAACGTTTCGGGCTGGCACAGTTGCACCAACTGCGCGGCCGGGTGGGCAGGGGAGCTGATCAAAGCTACTGTCTGCTTGCCACTAAAGATCATTATCGTTATCACCTGAAATCAGCAGATGCCGGTGTAGAACGAGCTAAGAGTATAGCGCGGCTGCGGACCATGGAAGAGACGACTAACGGGTTTACGATTGCCGAGGTTGATTTGAATCTTCGCGGCCCTGGCGACGTGATGGGTACGCGGCAAAGTGGCATTCCGGAGTTTGCATACGCCAATATCGTATCCGACGGTGATTTACTGACGCTGGCACGATCGGATGCATTCGCAGTAGTGGCAGACGATCCGGAGCTTGTCCAGCCAAACCATGCTGCACTCCGCCGTCATGTTATGGCACAGCTTTCGGGCCAGAACTCGGTTCATATTGCATAA
- a CDS encoding GNAT family N-acetyltransferase — protein MSSVHIEPLTQETFGDFTRLICALAEYEKLDPPSAQAVERLRRDAFSVIPRYWAWLAFVNDSAVGYAIAFETYSSFLGKPTMYLEDVFVLHDFRSSGVGSQLFDTVRNLARERECGRMEWAVLDWNTSAQEFYQKKGARVMKEWLLCRLEP, from the coding sequence ATGAGCTCAGTACACATCGAACCGCTAACACAGGAAACGTTTGGTGACTTTACTCGTCTGATTTGCGCCCTTGCCGAATACGAAAAGTTAGACCCACCGTCAGCACAGGCTGTTGAACGGTTACGACGGGATGCTTTTTCGGTAATCCCGCGCTACTGGGCATGGTTAGCTTTTGTTAACGATAGCGCCGTTGGCTATGCGATTGCCTTCGAAACGTACTCGTCCTTCCTTGGGAAGCCAACAATGTACCTGGAGGATGTGTTTGTTTTACATGACTTTCGTAGTAGTGGTGTTGGTAGTCAGTTGTTCGATACTGTTCGGAACCTTGCGCGTGAACGTGAATGTGGCAGAATGGAGTGGGCCGTGCTTGACTGGAATACATCGGCCCAGGAATTTTATCAAAAGAAGGGGGCTCGGGTGATGAAAGAATGGCTGTTGTGTAGGTTAGAGCCGTAA
- a CDS encoding glycine--tRNA ligase, with amino-acid sequence MVKNLDTILSLAKRKGFVFQSSEIYGGLNGCWDFGSLGVELLRNIKESWWKSMTYRPDIVGIDASILMHPRVWEASGHVQQFSDPMIDNKTSKARYRADNLIEEHIQRLRDKGKGAEADALEARLQSAGHNDDLHAIIMDAGIKDPVSGTTDWTEVRNFNLMFKTHIGPVADDGNGIFLRPETAQGIFVNFKNVMESARLKPPFGIAQIGKSFRNEINTKNFLFRTREFEQMEMQFFIAPGTQDEWFEYWRAARWEWLVNLGLTPENLRRKPHEKLAHYAAAAEDIEYLFPFGWGEIEGIHSRTDFDLLRHQEFSGKKLEYVDTATRERYVPYVIETAIGATRTFMAVLCDAYHEEEIPGADGTTDTRTVLRFKPHLSPITVAVFPLVNKDGMPEAAQNLYSELLRHFRADYDTSGAIGRRYRRQDEVGTPFCVTVDGQTVSDGTVTLRERDSMEQIRLTADQVVPTILQRLAAR; translated from the coding sequence ATGGTAAAAAACCTCGATACGATACTTTCCCTTGCAAAGCGCAAGGGTTTTGTTTTTCAAAGCTCCGAAATTTACGGAGGATTAAACGGCTGCTGGGATTTTGGGTCACTGGGCGTAGAACTTCTGCGCAACATTAAGGAGTCGTGGTGGAAGAGCATGACCTATCGCCCCGATATCGTCGGGATTGATGCCTCGATCCTGATGCACCCACGGGTATGGGAAGCCAGCGGACACGTCCAGCAGTTTTCCGACCCAATGATTGATAACAAAACCTCCAAGGCACGATACCGTGCCGACAACCTGATTGAAGAACATATTCAACGTTTGCGTGATAAAGGGAAGGGGGCTGAGGCTGATGCTCTGGAAGCCAGACTGCAATCGGCCGGACACAATGACGATTTACATGCCATCATCATGGATGCGGGTATTAAAGACCCTGTGTCGGGGACAACGGACTGGACGGAGGTTCGGAACTTTAACCTGATGTTTAAGACCCACATCGGGCCCGTTGCCGACGACGGCAACGGTATCTTCCTGCGCCCTGAAACCGCCCAGGGCATCTTTGTAAACTTCAAAAACGTCATGGAGAGCGCACGCCTGAAGCCCCCTTTCGGAATTGCTCAAATTGGTAAAAGCTTTCGCAACGAGATAAACACCAAGAACTTCCTGTTTCGCACCCGTGAGTTTGAACAGATGGAAATGCAGTTCTTTATTGCACCGGGTACCCAGGACGAGTGGTTTGAATACTGGCGTGCCGCCAGATGGGAGTGGCTTGTAAACCTTGGACTTACTCCGGAGAATCTGCGTAGGAAGCCACATGAAAAGCTTGCTCACTATGCTGCAGCTGCCGAAGATATCGAATACCTCTTTCCGTTTGGCTGGGGCGAAATCGAGGGTATCCACTCCAGGACCGATTTTGATCTGCTTCGGCATCAGGAGTTTAGTGGTAAAAAACTTGAGTATGTAGATACCGCTACCCGCGAACGATATGTACCGTATGTTATCGAAACTGCTATTGGTGCCACACGCACGTTTATGGCAGTCCTCTGCGATGCCTACCACGAAGAAGAGATACCGGGAGCCGACGGTACAACTGATACCAGAACGGTACTGCGGTTTAAGCCACACCTGTCACCAATAACGGTAGCCGTATTCCCGCTGGTGAATAAGGACGGTATGCCGGAAGCAGCACAGAACCTGTATTCTGAGCTTTTACGGCATTTCCGGGCTGATTACGATACAAGCGGAGCTATCGGCCGCCGGTACCGGCGGCAAGACGAAGTCGGCACTCCGTTTTGCGTTACCGTTGATGGTCAGACGGTATCCGATGGGACTGTTACGCTGCGTGAGCGTGACAGTATGGAGCAGATCCGCCTGACCGCAGACCAGGTTGTTCCAACGATCCTGCAGCGTTTGGCAGCCCGGTAA
- a CDS encoding radical SAM protein: MLWHSFRARTRFILHNFGVLNISEIFYSIQGEGSRTGLPCVFVRVQGCKLRCSWCDTTYALDHRKTEQQYTVDQVLLHVQKYNCRFVELTGGEPLEQPEVLTLMRRLCDMGYTVAVETGGHVDISSVDERVIRIVDIKCPDSKMAPLNRLENIGCLKPPDEVKFVIGSRGDYEYARDVISEYRLTERVNEILMSAVFGVQDYRQLVEWILEDALPVRFQLQIHKYIWDPAMRGV, from the coding sequence ATGTTATGGCACAGCTTTCGGGCCAGAACTCGGTTCATATTGCATAATTTCGGTGTGCTCAATATCAGCGAAATATTCTATTCGATCCAGGGAGAGGGGTCGCGAACCGGCCTCCCCTGCGTGTTTGTGCGGGTTCAGGGCTGTAAACTGCGTTGCTCCTGGTGCGATACAACCTATGCGCTGGACCATCGGAAAACTGAACAGCAGTACACAGTAGATCAGGTGCTCCTTCACGTTCAGAAGTACAACTGCAGGTTCGTAGAACTTACAGGCGGTGAACCATTGGAACAACCGGAAGTGTTGACCCTGATGCGCAGATTGTGCGATATGGGATATACGGTGGCGGTAGAAACAGGAGGGCATGTTGATATCAGTAGCGTTGATGAGCGTGTTATACGGATCGTTGATATTAAATGTCCGGACTCTAAAATGGCACCACTCAACCGGCTTGAAAATATCGGCTGCCTGAAGCCCCCTGATGAAGTAAAGTTTGTTATTGGCTCACGTGGTGACTATGAGTACGCCAGGGATGTTATTTCAGAATACCGTCTTACAGAACGAGTTAACGAAATTCTTATGTCGGCAGTATTCGGTGTCCAGGACTATCGTCAGTTGGTGGAGTGGATTCTGGAAGATGCTCTTCCGGTTCGCTTCCAGTTGCAGATTCATAAATATATCTGGGATCCGGCTATGAGGGGTGTTTAA
- a CDS encoding sigma-70 family RNA polymerase sigma factor, whose product MRITKQYTNRESQSLDKYLQEIGRVDLLTGDDEITLAQAIKRGGFEGGLALERLVKANLRFVVSVAKQYQNQGLSLGDLINEGNLGLIKAAKRFDETRGFKFISYAVWWIRQSILQALAEQSRIVRLPLNRVGALNKIGKKFSELEQQYEREPTAAELAEQLEMSIAEISETIKISGRHLSVDAPFVHGEDNRLLDILPNEQQPPPDSELMRESLRVEVQQVLCSLSEREAEVIRLYFGLDDQQALTLEEIGEKFALTRERVRQIKEKAIRRLRHASRSKTLRSYLG is encoded by the coding sequence ATGAGAATTACTAAACAGTATACAAACCGGGAAAGCCAGTCATTAGATAAATACCTGCAGGAGATCGGCAGGGTTGACCTGTTAACGGGCGATGATGAGATCACGCTTGCACAGGCCATAAAACGTGGCGGCTTTGAAGGCGGACTTGCCTTAGAGCGTCTGGTAAAGGCAAATCTTCGGTTCGTGGTTTCGGTAGCCAAGCAATATCAAAACCAAGGTTTGTCGCTTGGTGACCTTATCAACGAGGGAAATTTGGGTCTGATTAAGGCTGCAAAGCGATTTGATGAAACAAGGGGCTTTAAGTTTATTTCCTATGCGGTGTGGTGGATCAGACAGTCCATTCTACAGGCTCTTGCCGAGCAAAGCCGTATCGTCCGGCTACCCTTAAATCGTGTTGGTGCCCTGAATAAAATTGGTAAAAAGTTTTCCGAACTGGAACAGCAGTACGAGCGTGAACCTACTGCAGCTGAACTTGCGGAACAACTCGAAATGTCGATTGCCGAAATCTCGGAAACAATTAAAATCAGTGGTCGGCACCTTTCAGTCGATGCACCGTTCGTTCACGGTGAAGACAACCGTCTGCTTGACATTCTTCCAAACGAACAACAGCCACCGCCCGATAGCGAACTGATGCGCGAATCGCTGCGCGTTGAGGTTCAGCAGGTACTCTGCTCACTTAGCGAGCGCGAAGCCGAAGTCATTCGGCTGTACTTCGGCCTCGATGATCAGCAGGCTCTTACGCTGGAAGAAATTGGCGAGAAGTTTGCACTTACCCGCGAACGGGTTCGGCAGATCAAGGAAAAGGCAATCCGTCGTTTGCGCCATGCATCACGCTCAAAAACACTGAGGTCATACCTAGGTTAA
- a CDS encoding META domain-containing protein — protein sequence MRTIFTISAFVFSVIFLAGCSSSKNVSTDPTANAWQVTQIGAQSLASMSADHIPTLAFDPVKRMVSGSTGCNVFSGSYTNDLTSLKFGTLAVTKKACEPDVMSVETAFIDALNRATRMKVDGDMLMLLDGTGTELLKAQAKSAL from the coding sequence ATGAGAACGATATTTACAATCTCTGCTTTTGTGTTTAGTGTGATATTTCTTGCAGGGTGTTCATCTTCAAAAAACGTAAGCACCGATCCAACCGCAAACGCCTGGCAGGTTACTCAGATTGGAGCGCAAAGTCTGGCAAGTATGAGTGCTGATCACATCCCTACATTGGCGTTTGATCCGGTCAAGCGTATGGTATCAGGGAGCACAGGCTGTAATGTGTTTAGCGGTTCGTATACTAACGACCTGACGTCGCTCAAGTTTGGTACGCTTGCCGTTACCAAGAAAGCATGTGAACCCGATGTGATGAGCGTTGAAACGGCTTTTATTGACGCATTGAATCGTGCCACCCGGATGAAGGTTGATGGTGATATGCTGATGTTGCTCGACGGTACGGGAACTGAGCTCTTGAAAGCTCAGGCCAAGTCAGCACTGTAA
- a CDS encoding thioredoxin family protein: MQHHHTFSLRSLVGIAMLGTALVMLSGFQMQSGKDHISLQPIKASGRAGDTLTVTGTLKIDKFWHTYGTREVVNSEGLGPLPTTFSMEHKQVKMLGMPRFTKGLHTHYDSVWATKVDEVSGKAEYQFKIVLHPGLQKGAVVKTRLSVDLQMCDTVSCLPPETIDVPLEVTVTENAAVLPADSAGAPEFGDTAGAIAQPATDTGRAGSTDGVSVNEEIEQQKSGGLLNFFFYAMGVGFLALFTPCVFPMIPITVSFFTKRHEKSKGSSKGFSDSIVFGLGIISTFTAVGIITSIIFGGAAIQNMAASPLLNIAFGALFLALAFNLFGAYEIQVPVGIMNKLNKKATGNSTASVWVMGFVFSLTSFTCTVPFIGTLLLSAANADSADAYIYPAVGTLGFATAFAIPFAILSLFPALLVRLPRAGGWMNNLKVIMGFLEIAAAVKFFSNADLAAAWGVIPREVFLSIWAGVGLLTTLYILGVFEMKLDTKVEKVGAWRATLATVFASLTFWFAAGMMGSELGSFVEALLPPENYKELMDKANGVASAGIVPELKDEKNGREEGHTWIDNLDSARVRARRENKPIFIDFTGFTCTNCRLMEKYVFSKAVVSDRFEKFILVQLYTDRREEPYISNQKILAGYGTIANPLYVLLKPDGSFIAKSGYLPKYQADPATFAEFLDQALGGAQASL; the protein is encoded by the coding sequence ATGCAACACCACCACACGTTCTCTCTTCGGAGCCTTGTAGGCATCGCCATGCTGGGCACGGCACTGGTTATGCTGAGCGGGTTTCAAATGCAGTCCGGGAAGGACCATATTTCGCTCCAACCGATTAAAGCTAGCGGTAGGGCCGGTGACACACTAACGGTTACGGGTACGCTGAAGATAGACAAGTTCTGGCATACCTACGGAACCAGGGAAGTGGTTAACAGCGAGGGACTCGGACCACTGCCTACCACATTTTCAATGGAACATAAACAGGTGAAGATGCTGGGTATGCCACGCTTTACAAAGGGGCTTCACACGCACTATGACAGTGTTTGGGCTACCAAGGTAGACGAAGTCTCCGGCAAGGCTGAATATCAGTTCAAGATTGTGTTGCATCCCGGCCTGCAAAAGGGGGCTGTGGTAAAAACCCGCCTCAGTGTTGATCTGCAGATGTGTGATACCGTGAGCTGCTTGCCACCGGAAACCATCGATGTTCCCCTTGAGGTTACTGTTACCGAGAATGCTGCCGTCTTACCGGCTGACTCGGCCGGTGCGCCTGAATTTGGCGATACTGCAGGTGCCATTGCACAACCTGCAACAGATACCGGCAGAGCCGGGAGTACGGATGGCGTCAGCGTGAACGAAGAAATCGAGCAGCAGAAATCCGGCGGTTTGCTGAACTTTTTCTTCTATGCAATGGGTGTTGGCTTCCTTGCGCTTTTCACGCCGTGCGTATTTCCAATGATCCCAATAACAGTAAGTTTTTTTACAAAGCGACACGAGAAGTCCAAAGGAAGCAGTAAGGGATTTTCGGACAGCATCGTCTTTGGCCTTGGAATCATTTCTACATTTACGGCAGTTGGCATTATTACGTCAATCATCTTCGGAGGGGCTGCCATCCAGAACATGGCAGCAAGCCCGTTGCTGAATATTGCCTTTGGGGCTTTATTCCTTGCTCTGGCATTTAATCTTTTTGGTGCATACGAGATTCAGGTTCCGGTAGGAATTATGAACAAACTCAACAAGAAGGCTACCGGCAACAGTACAGCCTCCGTCTGGGTGATGGGGTTTGTGTTTTCACTCACGTCATTCACCTGCACGGTACCCTTTATTGGCACCCTGTTATTAAGTGCGGCGAATGCAGATTCTGCAGATGCATATATCTACCCTGCAGTGGGCACGCTTGGATTTGCAACTGCCTTTGCGATTCCGTTTGCAATACTCTCGCTCTTTCCTGCGCTGCTGGTCCGTTTGCCGCGTGCCGGCGGCTGGATGAATAATCTTAAAGTTATCATGGGCTTCCTTGAAATTGCAGCAGCCGTTAAATTCTTCTCGAATGCTGATCTTGCGGCTGCCTGGGGTGTAATTCCCAGGGAGGTTTTCCTGAGTATCTGGGCCGGTGTTGGTCTGCTAACCACACTGTACATCCTTGGTGTTTTCGAGATGAAGTTAGATACCAAGGTTGAGAAAGTTGGAGCATGGCGTGCTACGCTTGCTACCGTCTTTGCTTCACTGACGTTTTGGTTTGCCGCAGGCATGATGGGGAGTGAACTGGGATCGTTTGTTGAAGCACTGCTGCCACCCGAAAACTATAAAGAGCTGATGGATAAGGCCAATGGTGTGGCATCCGCAGGTATCGTTCCGGAGCTTAAGGATGAAAAAAACGGGAGGGAGGAAGGCCACACGTGGATTGATAATCTGGACAGTGCCAGGGTACGTGCACGCCGTGAGAACAAACCTATCTTTATTGACTTTACCGGATTCACCTGCACAAACTGCAGGTTGATGGAGAAATACGTTTTCTCCAAGGCAGTTGTGAGTGACAGATTTGAAAAGTTTATTCTGGTACAGCTCTATACTGACCGACGTGAGGAACCCTATATCAGCAATCAAAAAATCCTTGCCGGATATGGTACGATTGCCAACCCGCTGTATGTGCTACTGAAACCTGACGGTAGTTTTATCGCAAAAAGCGGGTACCTTCCAAAGTATCAGGCCGATCCTGCAACGTTTGCAGAGTTTCTTGATCAGGCGTTGGGTGGAGCACAGGCATCGTTATGA
- a CDS encoding branched-chain amino acid aminotransferase: MHFPIDRTLTPRLDMMAVQRGTLSNVPSDHMAVAEYANGQWLKSRIQPYRPIPLSPYSIVLHYAQTVFEGMKAYRGADGVIRIFRWEKHHARLLKSLARMCMPDVPADLFRGGVFGLAGVDSDWVPPGPPAAYYLRPFVFGSEEHVGLKPADEYMFMVLGAPFRAAYKGKLKIKVERDYSRAAPGGTGFAKCGGNYAGVMLPTKIAHSEGYDQVLWTDALTHSTVEEIGTTNVAFVIKGALVTPPLGNTILDGVTRDSVLTLARDMGVEVHERSIEVAEIVSGLKDGSVTEGLGFGTAASVVPMGMIAVDGVQYEFPDSPDGIATAVRAKLDGIRYGTLADTYKWMTVVEPE, translated from the coding sequence ATGCACTTCCCCATAGATAGGACGCTAACACCACGCCTGGATATGATGGCTGTTCAGCGCGGCACGCTCTCCAATGTGCCATCAGATCACATGGCTGTAGCCGAGTATGCAAACGGTCAATGGCTAAAATCCCGAATTCAGCCGTATCGCCCAATCCCGCTCTCGCCATACAGTATCGTGCTACATTATGCCCAAACTGTATTCGAAGGCATGAAAGCCTATCGCGGAGCCGACGGTGTGATTCGGATTTTCAGGTGGGAAAAACATCACGCACGCCTGCTAAAATCGCTTGCCCGCATGTGTATGCCCGACGTTCCGGCCGACCTGTTTCGTGGTGGCGTTTTTGGTCTGGCGGGAGTAGATTCTGACTGGGTTCCACCCGGTCCGCCTGCAGCATATTACCTGCGACCGTTTGTGTTTGGCAGTGAAGAACATGTTGGCCTGAAGCCTGCAGATGAGTATATGTTCATGGTGCTTGGAGCCCCGTTTCGGGCTGCTTATAAAGGTAAGCTGAAAATCAAAGTCGAACGTGATTACTCGCGTGCCGCACCCGGCGGGACCGGATTTGCAAAGTGCGGGGGAAACTATGCAGGTGTGATGCTCCCAACCAAGATTGCTCACAGCGAAGGTTATGATCAGGTGCTGTGGACCGATGCGCTTACCCACAGTACGGTGGAGGAAATCGGTACCACAAATGTTGCATTTGTTATTAAAGGGGCTTTGGTTACGCCTCCACTTGGAAACACAATCCTGGACGGTGTAACACGTGACTCGGTGCTGACTCTTGCACGAGATATGGGAGTTGAAGTCCATGAACGCAGTATCGAAGTAGCGGAGATTGTCTCGGGGTTAAAGGACGGGTCGGTGACCGAGGGGCTTGGTTTTGGAACCGCTGCCTCGGTTGTGCCGATGGGCATGATTGCTGTGGACGGTGTTCAGTATGAATTCCCGGACTCCCCTGACGGCATTGCCACTGCTGTACGCGCCAAACTGGATGGCATACGCTATGGTACTCTGGCGGATACGTATAAATGGATGACCGTTGTAGAACCGGAGTAA
- a CDS encoding pantoate--beta-alanine ligase, giving the protein MKIVKTVAEMQKESAALRTGGATIGVVPTMGALHSGHASLITASALRHPATIVTVFVNPTQFGPADDFARYPRTPDEDAALAEQYGATHLFIPDTSAMYPQGYSTMITVGRLSTVLEGAVRPGHFDGVATVVCKLFAATHPHEAYFGQKDYQQTLIIKRMTRDLNLGVGITVCPTIREADGLALSSRNRYLTSADRVTALALYRALRAGRLAAHTAGATGKTIEDAMLQELSGLQVDYVAAVHPDTLEPLETVLTGDTIVLLVAARLGSTRLIDNVIVTVGSDAD; this is encoded by the coding sequence ATGAAAATCGTAAAAACCGTGGCTGAGATGCAGAAAGAATCGGCTGCACTGCGAACCGGAGGTGCCACAATTGGCGTTGTTCCCACCATGGGTGCTCTGCATTCGGGCCATGCCTCACTGATTACAGCTTCGGCGCTACGCCATCCGGCAACAATTGTCACCGTTTTTGTTAATCCAACACAGTTTGGTCCTGCTGACGATTTTGCGCGGTACCCGCGGACACCCGATGAGGATGCTGCGCTGGCAGAACAGTATGGTGCTACCCACCTGTTCATTCCCGATACCTCTGCCATGTATCCGCAGGGTTACAGTACCATGATCACCGTTGGACGTCTATCAACAGTTCTTGAGGGTGCTGTTCGGCCCGGTCACTTTGATGGCGTGGCAACAGTTGTCTGCAAGTTATTTGCTGCTACACATCCGCACGAGGCTTACTTCGGTCAGAAAGATTACCAGCAGACATTAATAATAAAACGTATGACCCGGGATTTGAATCTTGGTGTTGGGATTACTGTGTGTCCGACCATACGCGAAGCTGACGGGCTTGCCTTAAGCTCCCGGAACCGCTATCTAACAAGTGCTGACCGTGTAACGGCATTGGCATTGTATCGGGCACTCCGTGCAGGCAGGTTAGCAGCACACACGGCAGGGGCAACAGGAAAAACAATCGAAGACGCAATGCTGCAAGAACTTAGCGGTCTGCAGGTGGATTATGTAGCTGCCGTACATCCCGATACTCTTGAGCCACTGGAAACCGTTTTAACCGGCGACACAATTGTACTCCTTGTAGCTGCCCGTCTGGGGAGTACGCGGCTTATCGACAACGTCATCGTAACTGTGGGCTCCGATGCCGACTGA